A window of the Pseudomonadota bacterium genome harbors these coding sequences:
- a CDS encoding PilW family protein, translated as MYKRQIIYKRQSGFSLIELLIVTAIISIVIIISSDTFTIILKQSGQQVKVVGSQIDSIIGINVLRSDIEHAGYGLPWKFQTTPSTTNYEAATAITASTYNDLPPNLPRAVLTGNDTGYNSSDYLVIKSTLAGTSDTAQRWTYIIKGSTPKVWNSTKLDLTNGARVIVIKPKVDDNSDNELVMNGTTFFTQYNSATFAAAFSPTKTSERFLIYGVDLDTDLRMPFNRADYFIARPTTNMPASCAANTGILYKATVNHADGLLTEMPLIDCVADMQVVFQLDTNNDGVVDSQSNNISTLSAKQIRERVKEVRVYLLVQEGQRDTSYTHSPSIITIGEFGLGRDFNLATIIGTGWQNYRWKVHTLAIKPKELYQ; from the coding sequence ATGTATAAAAGACAGATTATATATAAAAGACAGAGCGGTTTCAGCCTTATCGAGCTACTCATAGTTACTGCAATTATTTCAATTGTTATCATTATAAGCTCAGATACATTTACAATTATTTTGAAACAATCAGGACAGCAGGTCAAGGTTGTAGGCTCGCAGATAGACAGCATTATCGGCATTAACGTATTACGCTCCGACATCGAGCATGCCGGTTACGGATTGCCCTGGAAGTTTCAAACCACCCCTTCAACTACCAATTACGAAGCTGCCACCGCAATAACCGCCAGCACATATAACGATTTGCCGCCCAATCTGCCGCGCGCTGTCTTAACGGGGAACGATACGGGCTATAACAGTTCCGACTACCTTGTAATTAAATCTACATTGGCCGGTACAAGCGATACTGCCCAGAGATGGACTTATATTATTAAAGGCAGTACCCCCAAAGTATGGAACTCCACCAAACTTGATCTTACAAACGGAGCCAGGGTTATAGTTATTAAACCGAAGGTAGACGATAACTCTGATAACGAATTAGTCATGAACGGTACAACCTTTTTTACGCAATATAACAGCGCCACTTTCGCCGCAGCATTTTCTCCCACGAAAACTTCAGAGAGATTCCTTATATATGGTGTTGATCTTGATACAGACTTAAGGATGCCATTCAACAGGGCTGATTATTTTATTGCACGACCTACCACTAATATGCCGGCCTCCTGTGCTGCAAATACAGGCATTTTATATAAAGCCACCGTTAATCACGCAGACGGCCTGCTCACTGAGATGCCTCTTATCGATTGTGTTGCCGACATGCAGGTGGTTTTCCAATTAGACACAAACAACGACGGTGTTGTTGATTCTCAAAGTAATAATATTTCAACGCTTAGTGCCAAACAAATAAGGGAACGGGTAAAAGAGGTAAGGGTGTATTTACTGGTTCAGGAAGGACAAAGAGATACGTCTTACACGCATTCACCCTCAATAATCACTATAGGGGAATTTGGACTGGGAAGAGATTTTAATCTGGCAACAATTATCGGTACAGGCTGGCAGAATTACAGGTGGAAAGTTCATACGCTTGCAATAAAGCCAAAGGAATTATATCAATAA
- a CDS encoding prepilin-type N-terminal cleavage/methylation domain-containing protein has protein sequence MPPTVCPNNKGFTLIEVLVASIILTISMLGVLQTITFSMQQNLNNFSRDESVRIAEQRMNELRNSGFTSLANGNSIVTRSFKNFTKNFSVSWTVTALTTNSVAIQVVVSWTIISKTYSHSITSIVSRGV, from the coding sequence GTGCCGCCAACTGTGTGTCCAAATAATAAAGGTTTTACACTGATTGAAGTTCTGGTTGCCAGTATTATATTAACAATCAGCATGCTGGGCGTACTTCAAACCATTACGTTTTCAATGCAGCAAAATCTCAACAACTTCTCAAGGGATGAATCCGTCAGGATTGCAGAACAAAGAATGAATGAGTTAAGAAATTCAGGTTTTACTTCCCTTGCAAACGGTAATTCTATTGTAACAAGAAGTTTTAAAAATTTTACAAAGAATTTCAGCGTATCCTGGACTGTGACTGCTCTGACGACAAACAGCGTTGCCATTCAGGTAGTGGTTAGTTGGACGATAATAAGTAAAACATATTCTCACAGCATAACATCAATAGTAAGCAGAGGCGTTTGA
- a CDS encoding GspH/FimT family pseudopilin: MKHNGFSLIELLVVIAIIGILAGLGVANFAGLSRKYNVDNEVRRMYSDLASARIMAMNKNRTHFVALTATGYTVYDDNSPAPDGDGALTVGSDAVVLRSNQALNLSTVRSQEFYSIAWSGGTPQVVFNSRGLATTLNTVCVYSTVQPLYDCIEISVSRIRLGKLTTQGVCSAANCVSK, encoded by the coding sequence ATGAAACATAACGGGTTTTCATTAATCGAACTGCTTGTTGTTATAGCCATAATCGGTATTCTGGCAGGACTGGGGGTTGCAAATTTCGCAGGATTGTCAAGAAAATATAATGTGGATAATGAAGTAAGGAGGATGTATTCGGATTTAGCAAGTGCAAGGATTATGGCAATGAACAAAAACAGAACGCATTTTGTCGCACTTACTGCGACCGGTTACACGGTATATGACGATAACAGTCCTGCACCGGACGGCGATGGGGCGCTCACAGTAGGATCGGATGCAGTTGTACTGAGGAGCAATCAGGCATTAAATCTGAGCACAGTGAGATCTCAGGAATTTTATTCAATTGCCTGGAGCGGGGGTACCCCTCAGGTTGTATTTAACTCAAGGGGACTTGCTACAACACTGAATACAGTTTGTGTATATTCAACTGTTCAACCGCTTTATGATTGCATAGAAATTTCAGTTTCAAGGATACGTCTGGGAAAATTGACAACTCAAGGAGTTTGCAGTGCCGCCAACTGTGTGTCCAAATAA